A portion of the Leptospirales bacterium genome contains these proteins:
- a CDS encoding adenylate/guanylate cyclase domain-containing protein — MDTPRRILALLVSGIRAKLAWFTAFLILVTVLFLSIIYLQQQQSIQTESYDREAAISRRYISALVLEIDNISQSLVRTEEFRIRIREQREALKRYRSTRIVSQEKEVSLFGIRTSLFGALGRQNVRRTAETYYSAYLSDDEVDALEASSRAQLQGSGGEGISDLDFSRLQALAKDYVTAENNVQDARRALQEAEQRATETLQGAATGGGAQPSINPALAQKVKEGMDRARQARLRLDSRIAQLMAGSRKRKIKELGLDTGRFRIQTFPTGAITGSESSQPTLDTSLFDPESKLNQSLADPDLESSLSAALDSLSQTLGLDSSLTPTQLELGEMQLQALYSPYFRNPQSTERARSVETLRAEAHEWQHYLELDANYAAKLGDLSKKIAQRLEELRKQRPPTPPFRDTQFRQLYSSYAAIVAERNKAFAQQAAAESSADAAAPVDRLADAVGNLREAALEDGVLLRFREDSAAYDSYLRDALLRQSQQERWQKLRQWIYAGESETPDRGLSRAYSEGIIGNSRTEAEQIMWRLDSSPLLASDSEDVSQQVLGRNFAGVIRTLVDRTRGLEEIKQNRNRAILYASGIAALSILFAIFISGFVVQKIKRIIKSAEDVGRGSLNVQFEHGGNDEFGNLTIALNSMVSGLRDREKIKGILGSMVDPVVVTEAMKDLQALKRGSEKRITAFFSDVASFSTISEKLSSVELAALLNEYLSAMTLILKEHEGVLDKYIGDAIVGIWNAPVDVDHHCLKAVQATLRMVDCMIEMRARWTKEQKYIPEARTMRFRVGLNTGLAKVGFMGTDALAAYTMMGDTVNLAARLEAAGKDYGIELLASEAVYREVSDKIFARKLDLVRVKGKTEPVALYEIISDSPRPPEARARCAEQYEAAFALYLKRQWRPAIAGFEQAIVASGGKDKAADLLIQRCRMYEAAPPPHDWDGVYTREHK, encoded by the coding sequence CTGGATACTCCGCGCCGAATCCTTGCCCTGCTTGTCTCCGGGATACGCGCCAAGCTTGCCTGGTTTACAGCATTTTTGATTCTGGTTACAGTTCTATTCCTTTCCATCATCTATCTGCAACAACAACAATCCATCCAAACTGAAAGCTATGACCGTGAGGCGGCCATCTCCCGCCGCTATATTTCCGCTCTGGTGCTGGAGATCGATAATATCTCTCAGAGCCTTGTACGTACCGAGGAATTTCGCATTCGCATCCGAGAACAGCGCGAGGCGCTCAAGCGCTACCGCAGCACGCGTATTGTCAGTCAGGAAAAGGAAGTCTCTCTTTTTGGGATTCGCACTTCGCTGTTTGGAGCGCTTGGCCGCCAGAATGTTCGGCGAACTGCGGAGACCTACTACTCTGCCTATCTTTCCGACGACGAGGTCGATGCACTGGAAGCAAGCTCGCGCGCTCAACTGCAGGGCTCCGGCGGAGAGGGTATTTCCGACCTCGACTTTAGCCGATTGCAGGCGCTGGCGAAAGACTACGTTACAGCGGAAAACAACGTACAGGATGCGCGTCGTGCGCTCCAGGAAGCCGAGCAACGCGCAACGGAGACGCTACAGGGTGCGGCGACCGGCGGCGGCGCTCAGCCATCGATCAATCCGGCCCTGGCCCAGAAGGTCAAGGAAGGCATGGACCGCGCGCGGCAAGCTCGGCTGAGGCTTGATTCGCGCATTGCACAGCTGATGGCAGGCTCCCGAAAGCGAAAAATCAAGGAACTTGGTCTTGATACGGGACGTTTTCGAATCCAGACCTTCCCTACCGGCGCCATCACCGGCAGCGAAAGCTCGCAGCCTACGCTGGATACCAGTCTCTTTGATCCGGAGAGCAAGCTGAATCAATCTCTTGCCGATCCTGATCTTGAAAGTTCCTTGAGCGCCGCACTGGATTCGCTTTCGCAGACTCTTGGTCTGGATTCGTCGTTGACTCCAACCCAGCTGGAGCTGGGCGAGATGCAGCTGCAAGCGCTCTATTCTCCGTACTTTCGCAACCCACAGTCCACCGAGCGCGCCCGCTCCGTAGAAACGCTGCGTGCAGAAGCGCACGAATGGCAGCATTACCTGGAACTGGATGCAAACTACGCAGCCAAACTTGGCGATCTGAGCAAGAAAATCGCTCAGCGCCTGGAAGAATTGCGCAAGCAACGGCCGCCCACTCCGCCCTTTCGCGACACGCAATTCAGGCAATTGTATAGCTCTTATGCCGCTATCGTAGCCGAGCGCAATAAGGCCTTTGCGCAGCAGGCTGCAGCCGAAAGCAGCGCGGATGCCGCCGCGCCGGTTGACCGCCTGGCGGATGCCGTAGGCAATTTGCGCGAGGCTGCGCTGGAGGACGGCGTCTTGCTACGGTTTCGTGAAGACAGCGCCGCCTACGACAGCTATCTACGAGATGCGCTCCTGCGCCAGTCCCAACAAGAACGCTGGCAAAAACTGCGTCAGTGGATTTATGCCGGCGAAAGCGAGACGCCCGACAGGGGTTTGAGTCGCGCCTACAGCGAAGGCATCATTGGCAATAGTCGTACTGAGGCGGAGCAGATCATGTGGCGGCTGGATTCTTCGCCGCTGCTTGCTTCCGACTCCGAAGATGTGAGCCAGCAGGTTCTGGGCCGAAATTTTGCGGGGGTCATTCGAACGTTGGTGGACCGAACTCGCGGGTTGGAAGAAATCAAGCAGAATCGCAATCGCGCCATCCTCTATGCATCAGGTATCGCTGCGCTTTCGATTCTTTTTGCAATCTTCATTTCTGGATTTGTCGTCCAGAAGATCAAACGCATCATTAAGAGCGCCGAGGACGTTGGGCGGGGAAGCCTGAACGTTCAATTCGAGCACGGCGGCAACGATGAATTCGGAAATCTCACGATAGCCCTGAACTCCATGGTCAGCGGCCTGCGCGACCGTGAAAAGATCAAGGGCATCCTGGGCAGCATGGTCGATCCGGTGGTTGTGACCGAGGCGATGAAGGACCTGCAGGCGCTGAAACGCGGCAGCGAAAAGCGAATCACCGCTTTCTTCTCCGATGTCGCCTCCTTTTCTACTATCAGTGAAAAGCTCAGTTCAGTAGAACTCGCCGCGCTGCTCAATGAATACCTATCAGCCATGACCCTGATCCTCAAGGAGCACGAGGGCGTTCTGGACAAATACATTGGCGATGCCATTGTCGGTATCTGGAACGCGCCGGTTGATGTGGATCACCATTGCCTGAAGGCAGTGCAGGCCACGCTGCGCATGGTTGATTGCATGATCGAAATGCGAGCCAGGTGGACCAAAGAGCAGAAATACATTCCTGAGGCGCGCACCATGCGCTTCCGCGTTGGGTTGAATACGGGCCTAGCCAAAGTAGGCTTCATGGGCACGGATGCGCTGGCAGCCTATACCATGATGGGCGATACAGTGAATCTGGCGGCGCGACTCGAAGCGGCCGGCAAGGACTACGGCATCGAGCTGCTGGCTTCCGAAGCAGTCTACCGCGAAGTATCGGACAAGATTTTTGCCCGAAAACTGGATCTTGTTCGCGTCAAAGGTAAGACGGAGCCTGTCGCCCTGTACGAGATCATCAGCGATTCCCCTCGACCGCCAGAGGCGCGGGCGCGCTGCGCTGAGCAATACGAAGCGGCCTTTGCTTTATACTTAAAGCGTCAGTGGCGGCCGGCGATTGCCGGATTTGAGCAAGCGATTGTTGCCAGCGGCGGTAAGGATAAGGCAGCGGACCTGTTGATCCAGCGTTGTCGCATGTATGAGGCCGCGCCGCCGCCTCACGATTGGGACGGAGTCTACACGCGCGAGCACAAATAG
- the sucD gene encoding succinate--CoA ligase subunit alpha, producing MSVLVDKNTRVVVQGITGKEGSFHAAQMIEYGSNVVAGVTPGKGGQSHHNAPIFNTISEAMDKEGANASVIFVPPAFAADAILECVGAGIPLVVCITEGIPVQDMARVWPVLKESSTRLIGPNCPGVITPGQCKIGIMPGFIHKPGNIGVVSRSGTLTYEAVHQLTSQGLGQTTCIGIGGDPVIGTKHRDAIELLNNDPDTKGIVMIGEIGGTDEEDAASWIKQHVKKPVVGFIAGQTAPPGKRMGHAGAIISGGKGTASSKMEAMRDAGIHVVNSLAEIGVAMKKLVG from the coding sequence ATGTCAGTACTCGTAGATAAAAACACCCGCGTCGTCGTGCAGGGAATTACCGGAAAGGAAGGGTCCTTTCACGCCGCGCAGATGATTGAATATGGCTCAAACGTTGTGGCCGGCGTTACCCCCGGCAAGGGCGGCCAGAGCCATCACAATGCGCCGATCTTTAATACTATCTCGGAAGCCATGGACAAGGAAGGTGCAAATGCATCTGTAATTTTTGTTCCGCCGGCCTTTGCTGCCGATGCAATCCTGGAGTGTGTAGGCGCCGGAATCCCACTGGTTGTATGTATTACGGAAGGCATCCCGGTGCAGGATATGGCCCGCGTCTGGCCGGTGTTGAAAGAATCCAGCACGCGCTTGATTGGCCCAAACTGTCCGGGGGTGATTACGCCGGGTCAGTGCAAAATCGGGATCATGCCGGGCTTCATTCATAAGCCGGGCAATATTGGCGTTGTTTCTCGATCCGGAACGCTGACATATGAAGCCGTTCATCAGCTTACCAGTCAGGGCCTCGGCCAAACGACCTGCATCGGCATTGGCGGCGACCCGGTCATCGGCACCAAACATCGCGATGCTATAGAACTACTCAACAATGATCCCGATACCAAAGGGATTGTTATGATCGGCGAAATTGGCGGAACGGACGAAGAGGATGCCGCCAGCTGGATCAAGCAGCATGTCAAAAAGCCGGTGGTTGGCTTTATCGCGGGGCAGACTGCGCCTCCCGGAAAGCGCATGGGTCACGCCGGAGCTATTATCTCCGGCGGCAAGGGCACTGCTTCCTCCAAGATGGAGGCGATGCGCGACGCCGGAATCCATGTCGTCAACTCGCTGGCCGAAATTGGCGTGGCGATGAAAAAGCTGGTCGGCTGA
- the sucC gene encoding ADP-forming succinate--CoA ligase subunit beta translates to MKIHEYQAKELLRKHGVNVPEGRVASRMDELGPAYDALKAEIVAVKSQIHAGGRGKGALYDGPDPATAKKVQDGGVKVARSREEALQFGGNMLEKYLHTIQTGGVAKQVLKVYLEKGTRIARELYLSILMDRALQKPIIMVSTEGGMDIEEVAAKHPDKIIKLPVEMNLGLQPWQARELIFRLGLPGEVMKQGVDFLMKLWTAFAKEDASMLEVNPLVLTEENTLIALDCKLQIDDNALYRHPDSAAYRDITEEDPLEVKASEFNLNYVRLDGNIGCMVNGAGLAMATMDICKLAGADPANFLDVGGGANPTTVANGFRIILGDPNVKAIFVNIFGGIVQCDRVAHGIMQAAQEVKISVPLIVRLQGTNAEVARKILDEANLGIIAADTLDQCVDQIRKVFKA, encoded by the coding sequence ATGAAAATTCACGAGTATCAGGCAAAGGAATTGCTGCGCAAGCACGGCGTTAACGTGCCCGAGGGTCGCGTGGCCTCCAGGATGGATGAGCTCGGTCCAGCCTATGACGCCCTCAAGGCCGAGATCGTCGCCGTGAAAAGTCAAATCCATGCCGGCGGGCGGGGGAAGGGCGCGCTCTATGACGGCCCCGATCCGGCTACGGCCAAAAAGGTCCAGGATGGCGGCGTCAAGGTTGCGCGCAGCCGAGAAGAAGCGCTGCAGTTTGGCGGCAACATGCTGGAGAAGTACCTTCATACCATTCAGACCGGCGGCGTTGCCAAGCAGGTATTGAAGGTCTATCTGGAAAAGGGAACTCGAATTGCCCGCGAACTCTATCTTTCCATTCTCATGGATCGGGCCCTGCAAAAGCCGATCATCATGGTTTCCACCGAAGGCGGGATGGACATCGAAGAGGTGGCGGCCAAGCATCCGGACAAGATCATCAAATTGCCGGTGGAAATGAATCTGGGATTGCAGCCCTGGCAGGCCCGAGAATTGATCTTTCGGCTGGGTTTGCCGGGCGAGGTCATGAAGCAGGGCGTCGACTTCCTGATGAAGCTCTGGACGGCTTTTGCGAAAGAGGACGCCAGCATGCTGGAGGTGAACCCGCTGGTGCTTACCGAAGAAAACACGCTGATCGCATTGGATTGCAAGCTGCAGATCGATGACAACGCACTTTACCGGCATCCCGATTCGGCAGCCTATCGCGATATCACCGAAGAAGATCCGCTGGAAGTCAAGGCCTCCGAGTTCAATCTCAACTACGTTCGACTGGACGGCAATATTGGTTGTATGGTGAACGGCGCAGGCCTGGCCATGGCGACCATGGACATTTGCAAGCTGGCCGGCGCGGATCCGGCGAACTTTCTCGATGTGGGCGGCGGCGCCAATCCTACCACTGTTGCTAACGGCTTTCGCATCATTCTGGGCGATCCCAATGTAAAGGCCATCTTTGTGAACATTTTTGGCGGCATTGTTCAGTGCGACAGGGTTGCACATGGCATCATGCAGGCGGCGCAAGAAGTGAAAATATCAGTGCCGCTTATTGTTCGCTTGCAGGGCACAAACGCCGAAGTAGCGCGCAAGATTCTCGATGAGGCGAATCTGGGCATCATCGCCGCCGACACGCTGGATCAGTGTGTGGACCAAATTCGCAAGGTATTCAAAGCCTGA
- a CDS encoding serine/threonine protein phosphatase: MWIIGDIHGCLEELEELLDQIDPSDSLVFLGDYVDRGPDSRGVIERLLREKRRARFVMGNHEAMMLAHLDESGSAEGRSWLHPANGGDATLRSYGLRPGARLEELPASHRAFLQELELYVEGEDWIAVHAGVRNNGSTAMNEQLPEDLLWIREDWIRSESRWRGKKIYYGHTPARYVLGLAQACEPIRGRRSVGLDTGCVYGGALSAMHLPDERLLQARSRGAAQW; encoded by the coding sequence ATGTGGATCATTGGCGACATTCATGGCTGTCTGGAGGAACTCGAAGAGCTGCTGGACCAGATTGACCCATCCGACTCGCTGGTCTTTCTTGGCGACTACGTAGATCGAGGCCCGGACTCGCGAGGAGTTATCGAGCGCTTGCTCCGTGAAAAGCGGCGCGCACGTTTTGTGATGGGAAACCACGAAGCTATGATGCTGGCGCATCTTGACGAATCGGGCAGCGCCGAGGGCAGGTCCTGGTTGCATCCGGCCAATGGCGGCGATGCTACGCTTCGCTCCTATGGACTGCGGCCGGGAGCTCGTCTTGAAGAGCTGCCGGCGTCGCATCGCGCCTTTCTACAAGAACTGGAACTATACGTCGAAGGGGAGGACTGGATCGCCGTCCATGCCGGCGTGCGCAACAATGGCAGTACAGCTATGAATGAGCAGCTCCCAGAAGATCTGCTCTGGATTCGCGAGGATTGGATTCGGAGCGAGTCCCGATGGCGCGGCAAGAAAATTTATTACGGCCATACGCCGGCCCGCTATGTTCTCGGTTTGGCTCAAGCTTGCGAGCCAATCCGTGGCAGACGTTCCGTTGGTCTCGATACAGGCTGCGTCTACGGCGGCGCTCTCAGCGCAATGCACCTGCCCGATGAACGACTGCTGCAGGCGCGGTCGCGAGGCGCGGCCCAATGGTAA
- a CDS encoding CCA tRNA nucleotidyltransferase — protein sequence MVSSEESGENPVQSHQPELLSSLPAQTQSDVHAIYRRLHELGKECYLVGGAVRDLLMGRKAGDLDFTTNARPDEIIAAFRRTVPTGLQHGTVTVLLGDAAYELTTYRRETIYSDARRPDRIEYADRLQEDLSRRDFTVNALAYEPGEALLLDYHSGLRDLRQRLLRTIGRAEDRFFEDGLRPIRACRFLATLGFRLDSATERALRSSDVQQRSAMVAVERFSEELWKGLRADRPSLMIAELERSGLLYLFFTAEHGRFERSSGAALERLDRCPGAPILRLAMWWEDLGLNPDGAVERLARSLKFSWKQIRDVEWLQRYFQFQKELARRGAYLDDDAVLADLRPELSYQLRSFLSRVRETFRDESGAFLTMAAHYPLHAAPTRLLLAGLEKEALTIRDLKINGADLMALGLSGPQIGNALKMLLDQVLRNQSLNNRQRLLALATGQ from the coding sequence ATGGTAAGCAGCGAGGAATCAGGCGAAAATCCGGTCCAGTCGCACCAGCCTGAACTTCTGTCCAGTCTGCCGGCGCAAACTCAGTCCGATGTCCACGCAATCTACCGCCGCCTGCACGAACTGGGCAAGGAATGCTACCTGGTTGGCGGGGCGGTACGCGACCTGCTGATGGGCCGCAAGGCTGGTGATCTGGACTTTACGACCAATGCCCGGCCTGACGAAATCATCGCCGCTTTCCGGCGCACCGTGCCGACCGGCTTGCAGCATGGAACCGTAACCGTTCTTCTCGGCGACGCCGCTTACGAGCTAACCACCTACCGTCGCGAGACCATTTACAGCGATGCGCGTCGTCCCGACCGAATTGAATACGCTGATCGTTTGCAGGAGGACCTGTCGCGCCGCGACTTTACGGTCAATGCGCTCGCCTACGAACCGGGAGAGGCGCTGCTCCTCGACTATCACAGCGGCCTGCGCGACCTCCGGCAGCGACTGTTGCGCACGATTGGCCGCGCGGAGGATCGTTTTTTTGAAGATGGACTGCGGCCAATTCGCGCCTGTCGCTTTCTTGCCACCCTTGGCTTTCGGCTGGATTCCGCAACGGAGCGAGCCTTGCGCAGTAGCGATGTACAGCAACGCAGCGCAATGGTGGCGGTCGAACGCTTTAGCGAAGAGCTCTGGAAGGGATTGCGCGCCGATCGGCCCAGTCTGATGATTGCGGAGCTGGAGCGATCCGGATTGCTCTACCTTTTTTTCACTGCCGAACACGGTCGATTTGAACGCAGCTCCGGCGCCGCCCTAGAGCGTCTGGATCGATGCCCTGGAGCGCCAATCCTGCGCCTGGCTATGTGGTGGGAGGACCTTGGCCTCAACCCGGATGGCGCCGTCGAACGATTGGCGCGTTCCCTGAAATTTTCATGGAAACAAATTCGAGACGTGGAGTGGCTGCAGCGCTATTTTCAGTTTCAGAAAGAGCTGGCCCGGCGCGGCGCCTACCTCGATGACGATGCAGTGCTCGCCGATCTGCGCCCTGAACTCTCCTATCAATTGCGTTCCTTCCTGAGCCGGGTCCGCGAAACCTTTCGCGATGAGAGCGGCGCATTCCTGACAATGGCGGCGCACTATCCGCTGCATGCCGCGCCCACCCGGCTCTTACTCGCTGGCCTCGAAAAGGAGGCCTTGACCATTCGCGATTTGAAGATCAATGGCGCGGACTTGATGGCGCTGGGGCTCAGCGGGCCTCAAATTGGCAATGCGCTGAAGATGCTTCTGGATCAGGTGCTCCGCAATCAAAGTCTCAATAATCGTCAACGGCTGCTGGCGCTTGCCACCGGTCAGTAG
- the plsY gene encoding glycerol-3-phosphate 1-O-acyltransferase PlsY gives MTETQGLLLLGAPVAFLMGSTPFSYLLARLLAGVDIRQEGSGNPGASNVYRVVGPAAGVATLILDAGKGAAAVLLVLPWRNDLSAAALVWLQIAFGLAAVAGHVWTPFLGWKGGKGVATLIGVFAALFPLGILAAAGAGVIVIGIFRYFSLGSLVGVSILPLAYFLYVDEPWRSDHLPILWMTVAAVLITLYRHSENIRRLWRGEELGMAHSRR, from the coding sequence ATGACAGAGACGCAAGGATTGCTGCTGCTCGGCGCGCCGGTCGCCTTTTTGATGGGCTCGACTCCCTTTTCCTATTTGCTGGCGCGCCTGCTGGCTGGCGTTGACATCCGACAGGAAGGCTCCGGCAATCCCGGCGCAAGCAACGTTTATCGAGTGGTCGGGCCAGCGGCGGGCGTGGCCACCCTGATCCTCGATGCAGGGAAAGGAGCGGCGGCCGTGTTGCTGGTCCTGCCCTGGCGCAACGATTTGAGCGCCGCCGCACTGGTCTGGCTACAAATCGCCTTTGGTCTGGCCGCCGTGGCTGGCCACGTCTGGACTCCTTTTCTTGGCTGGAAGGGAGGCAAGGGCGTGGCTACATTGATCGGCGTCTTTGCAGCACTGTTCCCGCTGGGTATTCTGGCGGCCGCCGGCGCTGGCGTCATTGTCATAGGGATTTTTCGATACTTCTCGTTGGGCAGCCTGGTTGGCGTGAGCATTCTCCCCCTGGCCTATTTCCTCTATGTTGATGAACCCTGGCGCTCCGATCATCTGCCGATTCTCTGGATGACAGTAGCGGCCGTTTTGATTACGCTCTATCGACACAGCGAAAATATCCGGCGGCTCTGGCGCGGCGAAGAGTTGGGAATGGCGCATTCCAGACGCTGA